One Cupriavidus necator genomic region harbors:
- a CDS encoding metal-sulfur cluster assembly factor, whose amino-acid sequence MLSRQASNGTSGFDYQGPEQWLAPITDALRRVVDPELALNVFDVGLIYAVTVFEAGVYVSMTMTSTACPLADMVLDDVHLELEGVMPLGYGIEVELCWEPAWTPERMSASAKHAMGW is encoded by the coding sequence ATGCTCTCCAGGCAAGCATCGAACGGGACGAGCGGATTTGACTACCAGGGCCCCGAGCAATGGCTGGCACCTATCACGGATGCCCTGCGCCGCGTCGTGGATCCGGAACTGGCGCTGAACGTCTTCGACGTTGGCCTGATCTACGCCGTAACCGTATTCGAGGCAGGCGTCTATGTTTCGATGACCATGACGTCCACTGCATGTCCGCTGGCCGACATGGTCCTGGATGACGTGCATCTTGAGCTTGAGGGCGTGATGCCGCTGGGGTACGGGATTGAAGTGGAGTTATGCTGGGAGCCCGCATGGACGCCGGAGCGCATGAGCGCCAGCGCGAAGCACGCCATGGGATGGTGA
- a CDS encoding DUF2249 domain-containing protein: MQANSPFLFDARSIAKRFRHAAIFGALEALGEGESMRFVNDHDPLPLIEQLRRRYQEQLHIAYVQHADGVVVIDFTVHPAGTAQGCGSGDGTGCGCSGG, translated from the coding sequence ATGCAAGCCAATTCCCCCTTCCTCTTCGACGCGCGCAGCATTGCCAAGCGCTTTCGCCATGCCGCGATTTTTGGTGCTCTTGAAGCGCTGGGCGAAGGCGAGTCGATGCGTTTCGTCAACGATCACGATCCCCTTCCCCTGATCGAGCAATTGCGCCGGCGGTATCAAGAGCAACTTCATATTGCCTACGTTCAGCACGCGGACGGTGTCGTGGTAATTGACTTCACTGTCCATCCGGCGGGTACCGCGCAAGGATGCGGCAGCGGAGACGGTACGGGCTGCGGCTGCAGCGGCGGCTGA
- a CDS encoding RrF2 family transcriptional regulator yields MTDYALRLLIYVARHPERMCTNDEIAQAYGISRAHLVKVTHKLSRQGWIATVRGRGGGMQLSSGPGSINLGDVVRSVEPDFDLVAGLADGSARKFASDEHLCRVMDGARWSFLQYLESFTLADLLGRAFTEPPPADVVHLGRS; encoded by the coding sequence ATGACCGACTATGCGCTACGGCTGCTGATCTACGTGGCGCGGCATCCTGAACGGATGTGTACCAACGACGAGATCGCGCAGGCCTACGGCATCTCCAGGGCGCATCTGGTCAAGGTAACGCACAAGCTGAGCCGACAGGGCTGGATCGCGACCGTGCGCGGCAGAGGCGGTGGCATGCAGTTGTCGTCTGGGCCAGGAAGCATCAATCTCGGCGACGTGGTTCGCAGCGTGGAGCCCGATTTCGATCTGGTCGCTGGCCTGGCCGACGGCAGCGCCCGCAAGTTCGCGAGCGACGAGCATCTTTGCCGCGTCATGGATGGCGCTCGCTGGAGTTTCCTGCAATATCTTGAAAGCTTTACCCTCGCCGACCTGCTGGGGCGGGCGTTCACGGAGCCGCCGCCTGCCGACGTAGTGCACCTTGGCAGAAGCTAA
- a CDS encoding hemerythrin domain-containing protein: MFSPTASLPGFDSPIELLLACHEKVRRFAGLCQRLEQHAALHGADDEARTAAASVLRYFQIAAPLHHADEEEDLFPALRELGDVSLTARIDELDAEHGRLGDLWCCVKPWLEAMSQGARHPAPPELSAFATLYPEHALREEREIYPAVVRLSRDRLAEIGQRMAQRRGAR; this comes from the coding sequence ATGTTCTCTCCCACCGCCAGCCTTCCTGGCTTCGATTCACCAATTGAACTGCTGCTGGCCTGCCATGAGAAGGTGCGGCGGTTCGCCGGCTTATGTCAGAGACTTGAGCAGCACGCGGCGCTGCACGGCGCGGATGATGAGGCACGAACCGCTGCCGCCAGCGTGCTGAGATACTTCCAGATAGCAGCGCCGCTGCACCACGCCGACGAGGAGGAAGACCTGTTCCCAGCACTGCGCGAGCTGGGTGACGTCAGCTTAACTGCGCGTATTGACGAGCTAGATGCCGAGCATGGGCGCCTGGGTGATTTGTGGTGCTGCGTGAAACCCTGGCTGGAGGCGATGTCGCAGGGCGCAAGGCACCCTGCTCCACCAGAACTCAGCGCGTTCGCCACCCTCTATCCCGAGCACGCATTGCGGGAAGAGCGCGAGATTTATCCTGCCGTCGTCCGGCTGTCCCGGGATCGCCTTGCCGAGATCGGCCAGCGCATGGCACAAAGAAGAGGCGCGCGCTAG